Proteins encoded within one genomic window of Pseudodesulfovibrio senegalensis:
- a CDS encoding TonB-dependent receptor, whose product MMQKKRRKAGMIVSVAVALLLTASVAAWAADDDGEALRLEPVTVSAEKRTQEAQDIPASMTVLEESDIRDMGIEDTSDLAEQVPNLEFNDVGSRRHGLMFLRGIKSLPTGEPATGFYVDDVNYSKSYMFNFPLFDVERIEVLKGPQGTLYGRNSIGGVINVHTRQPDNEVVANVGTTIANFDRKELRGSWSGPIIEDKLFMGIYAMAEESEGYMKNDVDADGGNGRHTDGQAMRLKLRCLASQDWEINLTLDGQQHDDGAYPFRRTARNGLVKAGAFPEDDRYHYSHDYEGTQENDCWGATLTSKYETGIGTFHSITGFRDFDSDEHIDADFSPLDRMVKRYIQNDDNVSQEFRLVSPDDDGPFKWLAGTYFFHMDSENKLTNTFGADSPTPGREVYFKTNKTNSGAAAFGQGTYTFFDKLDLTLGLRFEYEHAEADSTMENTPSGGPTVTAGHMDGSQDFTAFLPKLALAWHFDGDHMAYGTVARAHRSGGFNDASAPAGKESFDEEDSWLYEVGVKSYFMDQRLMLNLSGFYTTIEDEQLPLFETGYMQSYTANAGKSHRMGLEMESRFKVAQGLDLSANFSWIQAEFDEYEDTVLGVDYEGNTIFCVPEYTYGLALDYRRPLNEDWGFFGRINLTGVGSRYFDDANNVKEDPYNLVNLRVGVEGEHLDCYLWAKNVFDEEYVLFENTTAGIAEDGAPRTFGLTVDYRF is encoded by the coding sequence ATGATGCAAAAGAAAAGAAGGAAAGCGGGCATGATCGTGTCCGTGGCCGTCGCACTGCTGCTGACGGCATCCGTGGCCGCATGGGCCGCGGACGATGACGGGGAGGCGCTGCGCCTTGAACCGGTGACGGTGAGCGCGGAAAAACGGACCCAAGAGGCGCAGGACATTCCGGCCAGCATGACGGTCCTCGAGGAATCGGACATCCGTGACATGGGCATCGAGGACACCTCGGACCTTGCCGAGCAGGTGCCCAACCTCGAATTCAACGACGTGGGCAGCCGCAGGCACGGCCTCATGTTCCTGCGCGGCATCAAGAGCCTGCCCACGGGCGAGCCGGCAACGGGCTTCTACGTGGACGACGTCAACTATTCCAAGTCCTACATGTTCAACTTTCCGCTCTTTGACGTGGAGCGGATCGAAGTGCTCAAGGGACCGCAGGGAACGCTCTACGGCCGCAACTCCATCGGCGGGGTCATCAACGTGCATACCCGCCAGCCGGACAACGAGGTCGTGGCCAACGTGGGCACCACCATCGCCAACTTCGACCGCAAGGAACTGCGCGGCAGCTGGAGCGGGCCGATCATCGAGGACAAGCTCTTCATGGGCATATACGCCATGGCCGAGGAATCCGAAGGTTACATGAAAAACGACGTGGACGCGGACGGCGGCAACGGACGCCACACGGACGGTCAGGCCATGCGCCTGAAGCTGCGCTGCCTGGCCTCGCAGGATTGGGAGATCAACCTGACCCTGGACGGCCAGCAGCACGACGACGGGGCCTATCCCTTCCGCAGGACCGCGCGCAACGGACTGGTCAAGGCGGGCGCGTTTCCCGAGGACGACCGTTACCACTATTCCCATGACTACGAGGGAACGCAGGAAAACGACTGCTGGGGCGCAACCCTCACTTCGAAATATGAAACCGGCATCGGTACGTTCCATTCCATCACCGGGTTCCGCGATTTCGACAGCGACGAGCACATCGACGCGGACTTCAGCCCGCTGGACAGGATGGTCAAGCGCTACATCCAGAACGACGACAACGTCTCGCAGGAGTTCCGGCTGGTTTCGCCGGACGACGACGGCCCGTTCAAGTGGCTGGCCGGAACCTACTTCTTCCACATGGATTCCGAAAACAAGCTCACCAACACCTTTGGCGCGGATTCCCCCACGCCGGGCCGGGAGGTGTACTTCAAGACCAACAAGACCAATTCCGGGGCAGCGGCGTTCGGACAGGGAACGTACACCTTCTTCGACAAACTCGACCTGACCCTTGGCCTGCGTTTCGAATACGAACACGCCGAAGCCGATTCCACCATGGAAAACACCCCGTCCGGCGGTCCCACGGTCACGGCCGGGCACATGGACGGTTCGCAGGATTTCACGGCGTTTCTGCCCAAGCTGGCGCTGGCCTGGCATTTTGACGGGGACCACATGGCCTACGGAACCGTTGCCCGCGCGCACCGCAGCGGCGGCTTCAACGACGCCTCGGCCCCGGCGGGCAAGGAATCCTTTGACGAGGAAGACAGCTGGCTCTACGAGGTGGGCGTAAAGTCATACTTCATGGACCAGCGGCTCATGCTCAACCTGAGCGGCTTCTACACCACCATCGAAGACGAGCAACTCCCTCTGTTCGAGACAGGCTACATGCAGTCCTACACGGCCAACGCGGGCAAGTCCCACCGCATGGGCCTTGAAATGGAGTCACGCTTCAAGGTTGCGCAGGGGCTGGATCTGAGCGCCAACTTCTCGTGGATACAGGCTGAATTCGATGAATACGAGGACACGGTTCTCGGCGTGGACTACGAGGGCAACACGATCTTTTGCGTGCCCGAATACACCTACGGGCTGGCGCTGGACTACCGCCGCCCGCTCAACGAGGACTGGGGCTTTTTCGGAAGAATCAACCTCACCGGGGTTGGCTCGCGCTACTTTGACGACGCCAACAATGTGAAGGAGGACCCGTACAATCTGGTCAACCTGCGCGTGGGCGTGGAGGGCGAACACCTCGACTGCTACCTGTGGGCCAAAAACGTGTTCGACGAGGAATACGTGCTCTTTGAAAACACCACGGCAGGCATTGCCGAAGACGGCGCACCCCGCACCTTCGGTCTTACCGTGGATTACCGATTCTAA
- a CDS encoding MFS transporter, with product MSATRSGPAPGGSLSHKMLLLASMYLCQAIPMGYVFGCMPVIMRQNHMSLASIGGLFVLHLPWAFKFIHASWVDSHYLPALGRRRSWIFPLQWVGACLLLVAAHMPPETDFTAMFVVLLLLNMVMATNDIAVDGYATDILEPHERSWGNTVQAGARYVGMMLGGGLMLVLHDSFGWQTLCHILAATVFGLSLPVFLHREIPSLYERHDSQKHERTGLRAFVRRPGVLWLLPVLIGPTAFAFSSFQMRMPLFVDLGMTGPVMGKLMMRFAYPAGLAGTIASGWLLHRFGPRLFLRVFCLTVAGLAAYTVLIAGAHSIAPWKTALVLSLDNILMGGINVWGFTLMMRACAGHDSGTGFALLSSLFILVPLATAPLFGMVGDTIGFEALYLLLGLLSLAGFALAEWAMRRGDSQHGLGLSRMLRFVSGGNV from the coding sequence ATGTCCGCCACACGTTCCGGTCCCGCCCCCGGCGGTTCGCTTTCGCACAAGATGCTGCTGCTCGCTTCCATGTATCTGTGCCAGGCCATTCCCATGGGCTATGTGTTCGGCTGCATGCCGGTCATCATGCGCCAGAACCACATGTCGCTGGCAAGCATCGGCGGGCTGTTCGTGCTGCATCTGCCGTGGGCCTTCAAGTTCATCCACGCCTCATGGGTGGACTCCCACTACCTGCCAGCGCTGGGCCGCAGGCGTTCGTGGATATTCCCCCTGCAATGGGTGGGCGCGTGCCTGTTGCTCGTGGCCGCGCACATGCCGCCGGAAACCGATTTCACGGCCATGTTCGTGGTGCTGCTGCTCCTGAACATGGTCATGGCCACCAACGACATTGCCGTGGACGGCTACGCCACGGACATACTGGAGCCGCACGAACGCTCATGGGGCAATACCGTGCAGGCCGGTGCGCGCTACGTGGGCATGATGCTCGGCGGCGGGCTCATGCTCGTGCTGCACGACTCCTTTGGCTGGCAGACCCTGTGCCACATCCTCGCGGCCACGGTCTTCGGGCTCAGCCTGCCGGTTTTCCTGCACAGGGAGATTCCGTCCCTGTATGAACGCCATGACAGCCAGAAACACGAACGTACCGGCCTGCGGGCCTTTGTGCGCCGTCCGGGCGTGCTGTGGCTGCTGCCCGTGCTCATCGGGCCAACGGCCTTTGCCTTTTCATCGTTCCAGATGCGCATGCCCCTGTTCGTGGACCTCGGCATGACCGGCCCGGTCATGGGCAAGCTCATGATGCGTTTCGCCTATCCCGCGGGGCTGGCCGGAACCATTGCCAGCGGCTGGCTGCTGCACCGCTTCGGGCCGCGCCTTTTCCTGCGTGTGTTCTGCCTGACCGTTGCCGGGCTGGCCGCCTATACCGTGCTCATTGCCGGGGCGCACTCCATTGCGCCGTGGAAGACCGCGCTGGTGCTTTCGCTGGACAACATCCTCATGGGCGGCATCAACGTCTGGGGCTTCACCCTCATGATGCGCGCCTGCGCCGGGCACGATTCCGGCACCGGATTCGCCCTGCTCAGCAGCCTGTTCATTCTGGTGCCGCTGGCCACCGCACCCCTGTTCGGCATGGTCGGAGACACGATCGGATTCGAGGCATTGTATCTGCTCTTGGGATTGTTGAGCCTTGCCGGATTCGCGCTGGCCGAGTGGGCCATGCGCAGGGGCGATTCGCAACACGGCCTCGGCCTGAGCCGGATGCTGCGTTTTGTTTCCGGCGGAAATGTTTGA